Proteins encoded by one window of Desulfallas thermosapovorans DSM 6562:
- a CDS encoding carboxymuconolactone decarboxylase family protein has protein sequence MEKGNSMLLQIEQGKSFLQETRPELIEKFNAFHDTVFQDGILSTKEKRLIGLGMALALKCDFCIGMHLKALKGLNASLEEILEVCSVGMLMHGGPGMAYSTLIIKLWNEI, from the coding sequence TTGGAAAAAGGTAACAGCATGTTATTACAAATTGAGCAAGGTAAAAGTTTTCTCCAGGAAACCAGACCCGAATTAATTGAAAAATTCAATGCTTTCCATGACACGGTTTTTCAAGACGGAATTCTTTCCACCAAAGAGAAAAGGCTCATCGGCTTGGGCATGGCTCTGGCTTTAAAATGCGATTTCTGTATTGGGATGCACCTGAAAGCTTTAAAGGGACTGAATGCAAGCCTTGAGGAAATACTGGAAGTGTGCAGTGTAGGCATGCTTATGCACGGGGGGCCGGGCATGGCTTACAGCACCCTGATTATAAAGCTTTGGAACGAAATTTAA
- a CDS encoding DUF362 domain-containing protein — MYKITEDCRFCNTCITVCPVEAIEKTYPIYRINKSLCIECGTCQEYCSFGAVIHI, encoded by the coding sequence ATGTATAAAATTACAGAGGATTGCCGGTTTTGCAATACCTGTATAACAGTATGCCCGGTAGAGGCCATAGAAAAAACCTACCCCATATATCGCATTAACAAGAGCCTTTGTATTGAATGTGGTACATGCCAGGAGTATTGCAGTTTCGGGGCTGTGATTCATATTTAA
- a CDS encoding acetyl-CoA hydrolase/transferase family protein has protein sequence MSIDLSRDIAFAYPENKKLIFYPKVRKNLWDLYKRKLVAVEEAVQVIKSGDNVVLPLGCGEPPALLEAMARRHHELEDVKVHQMLPIREASYLKPEMNRSFRHVSWFTSGSNRQAVNEGRADFMPGHFHEYPYFFQKYIDVDVFMGTVSPMDERGYFSFGVSVDYTTTAASQARVIILEVNPNMPRTRGESLIHISEVDYIVENNNPIPELPIPALTENDRIIGGFIAELVEDGSTIQLGIGAMPNAVAEALQSKKNLGIHTEMVTDGMVDLVESGAVTGSKKTLHPGKIIGSFAAGTKRLYDFMNDNPLVEMYPVSYVNDPYIIGQNYKMVSINATLQVDLLGQCASETIGPRQYSATGGQTDFARGCLRSPGGKGFIALHSTAKKGQISKIVPMLHHGAVVSCSKNDVDHVVTEYGVAKLRGKTARERALALISIAHPDFRSELRAAARKMDLI, from the coding sequence ATGTCTATAGATCTATCCCGGGATATTGCTTTTGCATATCCGGAGAACAAAAAATTGATTTTTTATCCCAAGGTGCGAAAAAATCTTTGGGATCTTTATAAGCGCAAGTTGGTTGCCGTGGAGGAAGCAGTGCAAGTGATAAAATCCGGGGATAACGTTGTGCTGCCCCTGGGGTGCGGGGAACCGCCGGCTTTGCTGGAGGCCATGGCCAGGCGGCATCATGAGCTGGAAGATGTAAAGGTGCACCAGATGTTGCCCATCAGGGAAGCGAGTTACTTAAAACCGGAAATGAACAGGAGTTTCCGCCACGTGTCCTGGTTTACCAGCGGTTCCAACCGGCAGGCCGTTAATGAAGGACGGGCTGACTTTATGCCGGGGCACTTTCATGAGTACCCGTATTTCTTTCAGAAATATATCGATGTCGATGTTTTTATGGGTACGGTTTCGCCAATGGATGAAAGGGGTTATTTCAGTTTTGGAGTTTCAGTGGATTATACCACCACTGCGGCATCGCAGGCCAGGGTAATCATACTGGAGGTTAACCCCAATATGCCCAGGACCCGGGGTGAAAGCCTTATCCACATCTCCGAAGTGGATTATATAGTTGAAAATAATAATCCCATACCCGAGTTACCCATACCTGCATTAACGGAAAATGACCGGATTATCGGGGGCTTCATAGCGGAACTGGTTGAAGACGGCTCCACCATCCAGCTTGGTATAGGCGCTATGCCCAATGCAGTGGCCGAGGCTTTACAAAGTAAAAAGAACCTGGGCATACACACCGAAATGGTAACAGACGGCATGGTGGATTTGGTTGAAAGTGGAGCGGTAACAGGAAGCAAAAAGACGTTACACCCGGGGAAAATCATAGGCAGTTTTGCCGCCGGGACCAAAAGACTGTACGACTTTATGAACGATAACCCCCTGGTGGAGATGTACCCGGTATCTTATGTGAACGACCCCTATATTATCGGGCAAAACTATAAAATGGTTTCAATAAACGCCACCCTGCAAGTAGACCTGCTGGGCCAGTGCGCTTCGGAGACCATTGGCCCCAGGCAGTATAGTGCCACCGGTGGCCAGACTGATTTTGCCCGGGGTTGCCTGCGTTCTCCCGGTGGTAAGGGATTTATAGCACTGCATAGTACTGCTAAAAAAGGTCAAATCTCCAAAATAGTGCCCATGTTGCATCACGGAGCTGTGGTCAGCTGTTCCAAAAATGATGTGGATCATGTGGTCACCGAATACGGGGTGGCTAAACTGCGCGGTAAAACAGCCAGGGAAAGGGCACTGGCGCTGATATCGATAGCACATCCCGATTTTCGCTCTGAATTGCGGGCGGCGGCGCGAAAAATGGATCTTATTTAG
- the spoVT gene encoding stage V sporulation protein T, with translation MKATGIVRRIDDLGRVVIPKEIRRTMRIRDGEPLEIYVDREGEVILKKYSPITDLGQYAKEYADSLHEAIGYIVCIADRDEIIAVSGGFKKDLLKKSIGTLLEDVIGSGQTKILDEEHSLTEDERVTFKNSVVAPIVTNGNPIGAVIITSSEEAPMGNLENKLAETAAAFLAKQMKD, from the coding sequence ATGAAAGCTACGGGTATTGTCAGAAGAATAGATGATTTGGGCCGGGTGGTAATTCCCAAAGAAATCAGGCGCACAATGAGGATACGGGACGGTGAACCGCTGGAGATATATGTGGATAGGGAGGGGGAAGTAATATTAAAGAAATACTCCCCTATTACGGACTTGGGACAATACGCCAAGGAATATGCAGATTCACTTCATGAGGCTATAGGCTATATCGTCTGTATAGCCGACCGTGATGAAATCATTGCTGTCTCGGGAGGGTTCAAAAAGGACCTGTTAAAGAAATCGATAGGTACCTTGCTGGAGGATGTTATAGGCAGCGGCCAAACTAAAATTCTGGATGAAGAACATAGTTTAACTGAAGATGAAAGGGTAACATTTAAGAACAGTGTTGTCGCCCCCATTGTAACCAATGGAAATCCCATTGGAGCCGTGATTATTACTTCCAGTGAAGAAGCCCCAATGGGCAATCTGGAAAATAAACTGGCCGAAACCGCGGCAGCTTTTCTGGCCAAGCAAATGAAGGATTAG
- a CDS encoding aconitate hydratase: MGQNLTRKIIAAHLVEGEMTPGEEIALRIDQTLTQDATGTMAYLEFEAIGIPSVRTELSVSYVDHNTLQVGFENADDHKFLQSAAAKFGVKFSRMGNGICHQVHLERFGVPGKTLLGSDSHTPTGGGLGMLAIGAGGLDVATAMAGYPFYVKMPRVVNIRLHGKPAPWVAAKDIILEVLRRLTVKGGVGKVMEYTGPGVAYLSVPERATITNMGAELGATSSIFPSDAVTARFLAAQDRAADFVELLPDPDAEYDEVIDIRLDELEPLIALPHMPDNVVKIADVAGQKVDQVFIGSCTNSSYTDLMRVAAILKGKIVHPQVSLVIAPGSRQVLSSLAANGALTDLVTAGARILECACGPCVGVGQSPCSAGLSLRTSNRNFEGRSGTVDAKICLVSCEAAAAAALTGKITDPRDLGEPIDIPMPEKFPVDDRMIIDPPNNREGLELAMGPNIKPLPVASPLPGEIKGEVLLKVEDNITTDHIMPAGAKILALRSNIPAISMHAFERVDPTFARRALDAGGGIIVGGLNYGQGSSREHAALAPLYLGIKAVIAKSFARIHMQNLVNFGLLPLTFANEEDYDDIKPGDVLLIEDARERMAANNMEVRNVTRGKVYPVKHSLSGRQIEILLAGGLLKYVKDKV, encoded by the coding sequence ATGGGCCAGAATTTGACTAGAAAAATTATTGCAGCTCACCTGGTGGAAGGTGAAATGACACCGGGCGAAGAAATTGCGTTGAGGATAGATCAGACCCTCACCCAGGATGCCACGGGGACAATGGCTTACCTGGAGTTTGAAGCTATCGGTATTCCTTCCGTGCGGACGGAACTTTCTGTGAGCTATGTAGACCATAATACCCTGCAGGTGGGTTTTGAAAACGCTGATGACCATAAATTTTTGCAAAGTGCCGCCGCCAAATTCGGTGTAAAGTTTTCCCGTATGGGTAACGGCATATGCCATCAAGTACACCTGGAGCGCTTTGGCGTGCCGGGTAAGACACTGCTGGGGTCGGACAGTCATACCCCTACCGGTGGCGGCCTGGGCATGCTGGCCATCGGGGCCGGCGGTTTGGATGTGGCTACTGCAATGGCGGGCTATCCCTTTTACGTAAAGATGCCCCGGGTGGTTAATATTCGCTTGCACGGTAAGCCAGCACCCTGGGTGGCGGCCAAGGACATTATATTGGAAGTATTGCGGCGGCTCACTGTTAAAGGCGGGGTTGGTAAGGTAATGGAATACACCGGTCCGGGAGTAGCCTATTTGAGTGTTCCCGAAAGGGCCACCATCACCAACATGGGGGCGGAACTGGGGGCCACATCGTCTATTTTCCCCAGCGATGCAGTTACCGCCAGGTTCCTGGCCGCCCAGGATAGAGCCGCTGATTTTGTTGAGCTGCTACCTGATCCGGACGCCGAATACGATGAGGTTATCGACATCAGGCTGGACGAGCTGGAGCCGCTCATTGCCCTGCCGCATATGCCAGATAATGTGGTTAAAATAGCGGATGTGGCCGGTCAAAAGGTGGACCAGGTGTTTATTGGGAGCTGTACCAACTCTTCCTACACAGACTTGATGCGGGTGGCTGCTATTTTAAAAGGGAAAATCGTTCATCCCCAGGTAAGCCTGGTTATAGCGCCCGGATCACGCCAGGTGCTGAGCAGCCTGGCGGCAAACGGTGCGCTAACCGATCTGGTGACTGCCGGGGCCAGAATATTGGAATGTGCCTGTGGCCCGTGCGTGGGGGTAGGGCAGTCCCCTTGTTCTGCAGGGCTTTCATTACGTACATCCAACCGCAACTTTGAAGGACGCAGCGGTACCGTGGACGCCAAAATATGCTTGGTGAGCTGCGAGGCGGCCGCGGCGGCGGCGCTGACCGGTAAGATCACCGACCCCCGCGATCTGGGCGAACCCATTGATATACCCATGCCAGAAAAATTTCCGGTGGATGACCGGATGATTATCGACCCGCCTAATAACCGGGAGGGGTTGGAGTTGGCGATGGGACCCAACATCAAACCGCTGCCCGTGGCCAGTCCTTTGCCTGGGGAAATAAAAGGTGAGGTGTTGCTAAAGGTAGAGGATAATATCACCACAGATCATATAATGCCGGCGGGCGCTAAAATCCTGGCCCTCAGGTCCAACATTCCAGCCATATCCATGCACGCCTTTGAACGGGTGGACCCCACCTTTGCCCGGCGGGCGCTGGATGCCGGGGGCGGTATTATCGTGGGCGGCTTGAATTACGGGCAGGGCTCCAGCCGGGAGCATGCCGCGCTAGCACCGCTGTATTTGGGCATCAAGGCAGTAATTGCCAAATCATTTGCCCGGATTCATATGCAAAACCTGGTAAACTTCGGGTTGCTGCCCCTTACATTTGCCAATGAGGAAGATTATGATGATATAAAGCCCGGTGATGTGCTGCTGATTGAAGATGCCCGGGAAAGAATGGCCGCTAACAACATGGAAGTGCGCAATGTCACCCGGGGCAAGGTTTATCCCGTCAAACACAGCCTTTCAGGCAGGCAGATAGAAATATTGCTGGCCGGGGGACTGCTTAAATACGTTAAAGATAAAGTTTGA
- a CDS encoding Rossmann-like and DUF2520 domain-containing protein, translating to MHKPSIAIIGAGKVGSALGILLQQKGYAVAAVASRTRQSAEQLAHRLNCPVLTNREAAVGAELVFITTPDRSIAPVAAEIAQTGGFRPGQVVAHTSGAHAASELQGVRETGALAVSIHPLQSFAEVQAAMTNLPGSYFALEGDEAALPLARQVVEDLNGKWFTISAADKPVYHAAACIASNYLVSLMHFATGLYAKFGLGPQEAFEALYPLVKGTVANITKVGPAGALTGPVARGDATTIAGHMKAFEELDPRLRNLYSLLGQYTVQVALEKGSINPEQGRELMEIFAPE from the coding sequence ATGCATAAACCATCCATTGCCATTATCGGGGCCGGTAAAGTGGGTTCGGCCCTGGGCATTTTGTTACAACAAAAAGGATACGCTGTGGCCGCGGTGGCCAGCCGAACCAGGCAGTCAGCGGAACAACTGGCTCACCGGTTGAACTGTCCTGTACTCACCAACAGGGAAGCCGCCGTTGGAGCGGAGCTGGTATTTATCACCACCCCCGACCGCAGTATCGCACCGGTAGCTGCCGAAATAGCCCAAACGGGCGGTTTTCGCCCGGGGCAGGTAGTGGCACACACCAGTGGCGCTCACGCCGCCAGCGAACTGCAGGGTGTCCGGGAGACAGGTGCCCTGGCGGTTAGTATTCACCCGCTGCAGTCCTTTGCCGAGGTACAGGCCGCCATGACCAACCTGCCTGGGTCATATTTTGCGCTGGAAGGTGACGAAGCTGCCCTGCCCCTGGCCCGGCAAGTAGTGGAAGATTTGAATGGCAAGTGGTTCACTATTTCCGCTGCTGATAAACCGGTTTACCATGCAGCAGCCTGTATCGCTTCCAATTATCTAGTATCACTGATGCACTTTGCCACCGGTTTATACGCCAAATTCGGATTGGGTCCTCAAGAGGCCTTTGAAGCCTTGTATCCCCTGGTGAAGGGTACAGTGGCCAATATAACCAAAGTCGGCCCTGCCGGGGCGCTCACAGGACCGGTAGCCCGGGGAGATGCCACCACCATTGCCGGCCACATGAAAGCTTTTGAGGAACTGGATCCCCGGTTGCGTAATTTATATAGCCTGCTGGGTCAATACACGGTTCAGGTGGCTCTTGAAAAAGGCAGTATAAACCCGGAACAAGGTCGTGAGCTGATGGAAATATTCGCGCCCGAATAA
- a CDS encoding sigma 54-interacting transcriptional regulator, with translation MAILKLKKLKMENVVVSLEDIVDSSSNAVVAVNCAGIIVYCNSQVEKTLGLPTRLIIGRHVEKFFPGTGLLEVMSEGKPQLGCKFVLNGDTYLSNRNPIIIDGKIVGAVAVFQDVTEIQNIIDTLTTKNEIVCELQETLANVLELSNDGIIAIDRDYKITMVNQPYASFFNKKPQDLIGMDVRELYHCKPVFARSMETGETEYGYVTTLNGKEIIANRKPIKKDGQIVGALGTVAFKTISDLYDLSQKIQKLRTQRDYYRNELDRAQRTRFTCEQIIGQSPAFSALKETVKKVAKSHSTVLIRGESGTGKELFARAIHAESSRHRGPFVRVNCAAIPENLLESELFGYKEGAFTGAKRGGHVGKFELADKGVIFLDEIGDMPLMMQAKLLRVLQEKEIERLGDTKPRKVDVRVIAATNRDLEEMIINGEFREDLYYRVNVVTLNIPPLRRRGEDIDLLMHYFIKRFNEIFGLEVAGADNEVIQIFKNHRWPGNVRELENVIERAFNVIDGNMIRKEHLPMYLHNSQKYKVISREGGLAKLVEDIEREAIVDALEACGGNKNRAAAMLGISRAGLYKKLSRYKI, from the coding sequence ATGGCGATATTAAAACTTAAAAAATTAAAAATGGAGAATGTTGTTGTCAGCCTGGAAGACATCGTTGATTCCTCCAGTAATGCTGTGGTGGCCGTTAACTGTGCTGGAATAATTGTTTATTGCAACAGTCAGGTGGAAAAAACCCTTGGTTTACCGACCCGGTTAATCATAGGGCGGCATGTGGAAAAGTTTTTCCCCGGTACCGGGCTGTTGGAAGTGATGTCCGAGGGAAAACCGCAGTTGGGTTGCAAGTTTGTGCTTAATGGCGACACTTACCTTTCCAATCGTAACCCCATCATCATTGATGGTAAAATCGTAGGTGCGGTGGCTGTTTTTCAGGATGTTACGGAAATTCAAAATATTATTGATACGCTGACTACCAAAAATGAAATTGTTTGCGAACTGCAGGAAACCCTTGCCAATGTGTTGGAACTATCCAATGATGGTATTATTGCCATTGACCGGGACTACAAAATTACCATGGTCAACCAGCCCTATGCATCTTTTTTTAATAAAAAGCCCCAGGATTTAATTGGCATGGATGTTAGAGAACTTTACCACTGTAAACCTGTTTTCGCTCGCTCGATGGAGACCGGTGAAACCGAGTATGGATATGTCACAACTTTGAATGGCAAAGAGATCATAGCCAACAGAAAGCCCATAAAAAAGGATGGCCAAATTGTTGGTGCGCTGGGTACGGTGGCTTTTAAAACCATATCGGATTTATATGACCTGTCTCAAAAGATACAAAAATTACGCACCCAGCGTGACTATTACAGGAATGAACTGGACCGCGCCCAGCGGACTCGTTTCACCTGCGAGCAAATTATCGGGCAGAGCCCTGCTTTCAGCGCCCTGAAAGAGACTGTCAAGAAAGTAGCCAAAAGCCATTCCACAGTGCTTATCAGAGGGGAAAGCGGTACGGGCAAAGAACTGTTTGCCCGGGCTATCCATGCTGAGAGTAGTCGCCACCGCGGACCTTTTGTGCGGGTAAACTGTGCCGCTATTCCCGAAAATCTCCTTGAATCGGAGTTGTTTGGATACAAGGAAGGGGCATTCACCGGAGCCAAACGAGGCGGTCATGTGGGGAAATTTGAGCTGGCGGACAAGGGGGTAATATTCCTGGATGAAATCGGGGATATGCCCCTGATGATGCAGGCCAAACTGCTGCGGGTGTTGCAGGAAAAAGAAATTGAACGTCTCGGAGATACCAAACCGCGCAAGGTTGATGTGCGCGTAATTGCCGCCACCAATCGTGATCTTGAAGAGATGATTATTAACGGGGAGTTTCGCGAAGATCTTTATTACAGGGTTAATGTCGTCACCCTGAATATTCCGCCCCTGCGCAGGCGGGGTGAAGATATCGATTTGCTGATGCATTATTTTATTAAACGGTTTAATGAAATCTTTGGCCTTGAGGTGGCGGGGGCCGATAACGAGGTCATTCAGATTTTCAAGAACCACCGCTGGCCGGGTAATGTGCGGGAATTGGAAAATGTTATAGAGAGGGCCTTTAATGTTATAGACGGGAATATGATTCGCAAGGAACATCTGCCCATGTACCTGCATAACAGTCAAAAGTACAAGGTCATCAGCCGCGAAGGCGGGCTGGCCAAACTGGTGGAAGATATTGAGCGGGAAGCTATCGTGGATGCGCTGGAAGCCTGTGGTGGTAATAAAAACCGGGCAGCTGCCATGCTGGGGATCTCCCGGGCAGGACTTTATAAAAAGTTAAGCCGGTATAAAATATAG
- a CDS encoding sodium:solute symporter family protein, with translation MNSVHIYWSIAIYFALGTAVALYARKGMGQGIADFFLANRSIGGIVAALTYSATTYSAFMMVGLAGLAYVGGVGAWGFELIYLSGLVLVAFFGPRFWLAGKRYNYITPAELLGDRYQSKILQIVAALASIVFLIPYSAVQLIGIGTLLEGMSGGTIPFITGLLIATVIATTWAYTGGFRAVAWTDSVQALLMITVATLSVLFVVYRAFDGFSGMISTLETDYPQWLTVPGPGYFNFQTFIGLSLPWFFFSLSNPQVSQRLFVPRSLTHMRTMVTGFMVFGFIYTLISILWGFSARILIPDLPRGDMATPGLLALHIVPNGIALLVMLGITAAAISTVNSIILTLSSMVSRDIIGRLRPDIEESKLLAAGKFFILLFSTAVFLFATLRLGLIAVLSVASSAGLLVTVPAIVGAFFWRRGTAQAAVTSILAGGVVAFWFQFGNIMPLGWWPGIWSGIVATVLFVTVSLLTTPPTAKADEFISFVNGALKEKNAL, from the coding sequence TTGAATTCTGTACATATATACTGGTCCATAGCTATATATTTTGCCCTGGGCACTGCAGTGGCCCTTTATGCCCGCAAAGGAATGGGACAAGGTATCGCGGATTTCTTCCTGGCCAACCGTTCCATAGGCGGTATAGTTGCCGCCCTTACCTACAGCGCAACCACCTACAGCGCTTTTATGATGGTGGGCCTGGCCGGGCTTGCCTATGTCGGGGGTGTTGGGGCATGGGGTTTTGAGTTGATATACCTGTCCGGCCTGGTGCTGGTGGCTTTCTTCGGACCCCGGTTCTGGCTGGCGGGTAAACGGTATAACTATATCACCCCCGCCGAACTGCTGGGGGACCGCTATCAAAGCAAAATATTACAAATTGTGGCAGCACTGGCTTCAATAGTTTTTTTAATCCCCTATAGCGCGGTACAATTAATTGGCATAGGCACTTTGCTTGAAGGCATGTCCGGAGGAACAATTCCCTTTATAACGGGACTACTAATTGCCACCGTTATTGCCACCACCTGGGCCTACACGGGCGGGTTCAGGGCAGTGGCGTGGACGGATTCGGTACAGGCATTACTTATGATTACCGTGGCCACCCTTTCGGTGCTGTTCGTGGTATACCGTGCCTTTGACGGTTTTAGCGGCATGATCAGCACTCTGGAGACCGACTATCCCCAGTGGCTGACTGTACCCGGACCGGGATATTTTAATTTCCAAACCTTTATCGGGCTCAGCCTGCCCTGGTTTTTCTTCTCCCTTTCCAACCCGCAGGTCAGCCAGCGACTGTTTGTTCCCCGCTCCCTGACCCATATGCGTACAATGGTGACGGGCTTTATGGTGTTCGGTTTTATTTATACATTAATATCTATTTTATGGGGCTTTTCCGCCCGTATATTAATACCCGACCTGCCCCGGGGCGATATGGCCACGCCCGGGTTACTGGCCTTGCACATAGTTCCCAACGGCATTGCCCTGCTGGTAATGCTGGGAATTACGGCCGCCGCCATATCAACCGTAAACTCCATTATATTAACCCTATCATCAATGGTCTCCCGGGATATTATCGGGCGTCTCAGGCCGGACATCGAGGAAAGCAAGTTGCTGGCGGCGGGTAAATTTTTCATACTGCTGTTTTCCACGGCAGTCTTCCTTTTCGCCACCCTGCGCCTGGGATTGATTGCCGTTCTTTCGGTGGCCTCTTCGGCCGGGTTGCTGGTTACCGTACCGGCAATAGTGGGTGCCTTTTTCTGGCGGAGAGGTACGGCACAGGCTGCGGTGACCAGTATACTGGCGGGCGGCGTTGTCGCCTTTTGGTTCCAGTTCGGCAATATCATGCCCCTGGGCTGGTGGCCGGGTATCTGGAGCGGCATCGTTGCAACGGTGTTATTTGTTACAGTAAGCTTGCTAACCACACCTCCTACAGCCAAAGCCGATGAGTTTATCAGCTTTGTCAACGGAGCATTGAAAGAGAAGAACGCCCTGTAG
- a CDS encoding FMN-binding glutamate synthase family protein — protein MIDKAADGLLRRLMVDPYGENLWEFVSASRKTGLQKIVETNLRAQEGKVIKRPLGSPKKIPDFDGIMFNFAQLHRLPTGEGASVNTRVTIGPCAQKPLQIEMPIMIAGMAYALALSAKAKIALAKGSAMAGTATNTGDGPFLAEERKAAEKLIIQYNRGRWNKSERFLKQADMIEIHIGQGASGGVGYYIENKEIDRKIRNMLDPGWGEKGVVHASIPGIRERNGLKHLVAHLREVTRGVPIGVKLAAGKYLEEDMLIACSAGVDFITLDGCNGGTKGSTPILQDDFGLPTLFAVVRGANFIKEHQLKNKVSLIVSGGLVTPGDYLKAIALGADAIYIGSIALFAMSHTQVLKPFPWEPPPELVWYKGKYRRSFDVDKGAEALAKYLLSCNEEIKEAVRALGKKDIREIDKSDLFALDHFTAEVAGIPLGFNKTGLDDY, from the coding sequence ATGATTGATAAGGCAGCCGATGGCCTGCTGCGTAGATTAATGGTGGATCCCTACGGGGAAAATTTATGGGAATTTGTTTCAGCTTCCCGCAAAACCGGACTGCAGAAAATAGTGGAGACCAACCTGAGGGCCCAGGAAGGGAAGGTAATTAAGCGGCCTTTAGGCAGCCCGAAGAAAATACCCGACTTCGATGGTATTATGTTTAACTTTGCCCAACTGCACAGGCTACCAACAGGCGAAGGGGCTTCCGTAAATACCAGGGTTACCATAGGGCCTTGCGCCCAAAAACCTCTACAAATAGAAATGCCTATCATGATTGCCGGGATGGCCTATGCTCTGGCATTGTCCGCCAAAGCTAAAATAGCACTGGCCAAAGGCAGTGCAATGGCCGGGACAGCAACTAATACCGGCGATGGACCCTTCCTTGCGGAGGAAAGAAAGGCGGCCGAAAAGCTAATTATTCAATATAACAGGGGCAGGTGGAACAAGTCCGAAAGGTTTTTAAAACAGGCGGATATGATTGAAATCCACATTGGCCAGGGCGCATCCGGCGGAGTTGGATATTACATTGAAAATAAAGAAATTGACCGGAAGATTAGAAATATGCTGGACCCTGGTTGGGGGGAAAAGGGAGTAGTGCATGCCAGTATCCCCGGTATAAGGGAGCGAAATGGATTAAAGCATCTGGTGGCGCACCTGAGGGAAGTTACCCGGGGTGTACCCATTGGGGTAAAACTGGCAGCGGGTAAATACCTGGAAGAAGATATGCTGATAGCGTGTTCAGCCGGTGTTGATTTTATCACCCTTGACGGTTGCAATGGTGGTACAAAGGGTTCAACACCTATTCTGCAGGATGATTTTGGTTTACCAACTTTGTTTGCTGTGGTCAGGGGAGCAAATTTCATTAAAGAGCATCAATTAAAAAATAAAGTAAGCCTGATCGTATCAGGCGGCCTGGTAACTCCGGGAGATTATTTAAAGGCCATAGCCCTGGGGGCGGATGCCATATATATTGGCAGTATTGCTTTGTTTGCCATGAGCCATACCCAGGTGTTGAAGCCCTTTCCCTGGGAACCTCCCCCGGAGCTGGTTTGGTACAAGGGCAAATACCGGCGGAGCTTTGATGTGGATAAAGGGGCCGAGGCACTGGCCAAATATCTTTTATCTTGCAATGAAGAAATAAAAGAAGCTGTAAGGGCTCTGGGTAAAAAAGATATTCGTGAAATAGATAAAAGTGATTTGTTTGCCCTGGATCACTTTACAGCAGAGGTTGCCGGTATACCGCTGGGATTCAATAAAACAGGCCTTGATGATTATTGA